In a single window of the Pseudomonadota bacterium genome:
- a CDS encoding chemotaxis protein CheX encodes MNVLKTMAFISSKPGKPFIKKSQAATGDITGIIGLSGDKEGSLSITFSFPCIKAVLEKMLGEVHDDLNEDVSDAVGEITNMICGNARNKLEAQNINLSAGIPTIITGRDHTITHVTKSAIVVLPFETDFGNFSLEFAFI; translated from the coding sequence ATGAATGTGCTTAAAACCATGGCCTTTATTTCATCAAAACCTGGGAAACCATTTATCAAGAAAAGCCAAGCGGCAACCGGTGACATCACCGGCATAATCGGTCTCTCCGGTGACAAGGAAGGTTCGCTTTCCATAACCTTTTCGTTTCCCTGCATCAAAGCGGTTCTCGAAAAGATGCTGGGTGAAGTTCATGACGATCTTAACGAAGATGTCTCCGATGCCGTCGGTGAAATCACCAATATGATATGCGGAAACGCACGCAACAAACTCGAGGCTCAGAATATCAACCTGTCAGCCGGCATACCAACCATCATCACGGGCAGGGACCATACCATTACCCACGTTACAAAATCGGCAATTGTCGTGCTGCCTTTTGAGACCGATTTCGGCAATTTTTCCCTTGAATTCGCCTTTATCTGA
- a CDS encoding DUF721 domain-containing protein, translating into MQLFYRNRREPGRHRRSQPLPVGTLVDGVLSSPKLKERLLHEDVFRQWRKVVGGGLVDKCQPVRIKHHTLYIEVKSSAWAHQLIYMQEEIIKRVNELVGKFLIATIHCRAVRTQDQFSIGARPAPREKPPLAALVSEAEADAWRRETETRVKDPELVEVLCRMRRHAVFRQRLAGWAP; encoded by the coding sequence ATGCAATTATTTTACCGGAACCGCCGGGAGCCTGGCCGGCACCGAAGATCGCAGCCGTTGCCGGTCGGCACCCTGGTGGACGGGGTTCTGAGCTCTCCCAAACTCAAGGAAAGATTGTTGCATGAAGATGTTTTTCGCCAATGGCGCAAGGTTGTCGGCGGCGGTCTGGTCGATAAATGTCAACCCGTGAGAATCAAGCATCATACCCTTTATATCGAGGTGAAAAGCAGCGCCTGGGCGCATCAGCTGATTTATATGCAGGAGGAAATTATCAAGCGGGTCAATGAACTGGTCGGCAAGTTTCTGATTGCCACCATTCACTGCCGGGCGGTCAGGACGCAAGATCAGTTTTCGATCGGGGCGAGGCCCGCCCCTCGGGAGAAACCTCCTCTTGCCGCTCTGGTTTCGGAAGCTGAGGCAGACGCTTGGCGGCGGGAGACCGAAACCCGGGTCAAGGACCCTGAGCTGGTTGAGGTCCTTTGCCGGATGCGGCGACATGCCGTGTTTCGGCAGCGCTTGGCGGGTTGGGCGCCATGA
- the metG gene encoding methionine--tRNA ligase, giving the protein MNETQDKIYYITTPIYYVNDVPHIGHAYTTIAADVMARYQRLLGRQVFFLTGTDEHGQKIEKTAALRGLSARELVDQVVERFRHLWKLLNISHDDFIRTSEARHHRAVHAFYQRVKANGKIYLGHYEDWYCVPCETFWTEKQLVAGNCPECGRPAEKVREESYFFAMSKFQQALLAYLETHEAFIRPKGKFNEISGFLREELRDLSISRSSFSWGIPVPDDERHVLYVWFDALINYLTAAGFPDDEDRFARLWPADVHLIGKDILRFHTVYWPTFLMAADLPLPRQIFAHGWWTVEGEKMSKSVGNVVDPLAVVEEFGVDAFRYFLLREVPFGLDGDFSQTALKGRINSELANDLGNLLSRTVAMVGKYRQALIPAGDVESPHYQAFDRLAEEVRGAVEKAMAELAFHKMLAAVWRLVENCNRFIDEQAPWSLAKDPGRAAELDQVLYCVLESLRLLSVYLFPVMPGKALLMAEQLGQARPDAVAGPEVFVWGGLASGLVAKGEALFPRLG; this is encoded by the coding sequence ATGAATGAGACTCAAGATAAAATTTATTATATTACCACCCCCATCTACTATGTTAATGATGTGCCTCATATCGGGCATGCCTACACCACGATCGCGGCGGATGTTATGGCCCGGTATCAGCGGCTGTTGGGTCGACAGGTGTTCTTCCTCACCGGAACCGATGAACACGGCCAAAAAATCGAAAAGACGGCGGCGCTCCGCGGTTTAAGCGCTAGGGAACTGGTTGATCAGGTAGTTGAAAGATTTCGTCATCTCTGGAAGCTGCTCAATATATCCCATGATGATTTTATTCGCACCAGCGAGGCTCGTCATCATCGAGCGGTTCATGCTTTTTATCAGCGGGTTAAGGCTAACGGCAAAATCTATCTCGGACATTACGAAGACTGGTATTGTGTGCCCTGCGAGACTTTCTGGACCGAAAAACAGCTGGTGGCCGGCAACTGTCCGGAATGTGGTCGGCCGGCCGAGAAGGTTCGCGAGGAGAGCTATTTTTTTGCCATGTCAAAATTTCAGCAGGCCTTGCTCGCTTATCTGGAAACCCATGAAGCTTTCATTCGGCCGAAGGGGAAGTTTAATGAAATTTCCGGATTTCTGCGGGAGGAACTGCGCGATTTAAGCATCAGCCGCAGCAGCTTCAGCTGGGGCATTCCGGTTCCCGATGATGAGCGCCATGTTCTCTATGTCTGGTTCGATGCTTTGATCAACTATCTGACGGCCGCTGGTTTCCCCGATGACGAAGACCGTTTTGCTCGGCTCTGGCCGGCGGATGTGCATCTGATCGGCAAGGATATTCTCCGCTTTCATACAGTTTACTGGCCGACCTTTCTCATGGCTGCCGACCTTCCCCTGCCGCGTCAGATTTTCGCCCACGGCTGGTGGACGGTTGAGGGTGAAAAGATGTCCAAATCGGTGGGAAACGTGGTCGATCCGTTGGCCGTGGTTGAGGAATTCGGGGTTGATGCCTTTCGTTATTTTCTCCTGCGGGAAGTGCCTTTTGGCCTGGATGGAGATTTTTCCCAGACGGCCCTGAAAGGTCGGATCAACAGCGAACTTGCCAATGATCTCGGCAACCTTCTGAGTCGGACGGTAGCGATGGTCGGTAAATATCGCCAAGCGCTGATTCCGGCCGGCGATGTTGAGTCACCGCATTATCAGGCCTTTGACCGGCTGGCCGAAGAGGTTCGCGGCGCGGTCGAAAAGGCCATGGCTGAGTTGGCTTTTCACAAGATGCTGGCGGCGGTTTGGCGTTTAGTGGAAAACTGTAACCGTTTTATCGATGAACAGGCGCCCTGGAGCCTGGCCAAGGACCCCGGCCGGGCGGCTGAACTGGATCAGGTGCTTTATTGCGTGCTTGAAAGTCTGCGTCTGTTGAGTGTTTATCTGTTTCCGGTGATGCCCGGAAAAGCCCTGTTGATGGCGGAACAGCTGGGTCAGGCCCGGCCTGATGCGGTTGCCGGTCCCGAGGTTTTTGTCTGGGGCGGGCTGGCCTCGGGTCTGGTCGCCAAAGGTGAAGCCTTATTTCCCCGTCTGGGCTAG
- the rlmN gene encoding 23S rRNA (adenine(2503)-C(2))-methyltransferase RlmN, whose product MTRQELADYLTAIGKERFRADQIIRWLYRQRVSEIALMTNLSRACREYLEASSYISTLTCLREQVAEDGTRKYLFQLEDGQTIETVLIGEKERLTICLSTQVGCRMGCRFCLTGQSGFCRQLSSAEIVDQVIQVIGRIDPEAPARGVITNLVLMGMGEPLDNLEGVIRALEIMMYDDGLQFSSRRITLSTCGLAPQIEELGRRIEVSLAVSLNATTDELRARLMPVNRRYDLKTLLTACRDYPLNRRRRITFEYILFADLNDSLADARRLADLVAPLSAKINLIPFNEHPELPFKKPRPEKIEEFLNCLQKRNLTVMTRRSKGADISAACGQLRGETLSANDLL is encoded by the coding sequence ATGACCCGGCAGGAGCTGGCCGACTATCTGACCGCTATTGGTAAAGAGCGTTTTCGCGCCGACCAGATTATTCGCTGGCTCTATCGTCAACGGGTTTCTGAAATTGCCTTGATGACCAACCTTTCCCGGGCGTGCCGTGAGTATCTCGAAGCTTCATCCTATATCAGTACCCTGACTTGTCTGCGGGAACAGGTGGCTGAGGATGGGACTCGTAAATATCTTTTTCAGCTTGAGGACGGCCAAACCATTGAAACGGTCCTGATCGGGGAAAAGGAACGTCTGACTATCTGTCTTTCAACCCAGGTGGGTTGTCGCATGGGCTGTCGTTTCTGCCTGACCGGTCAGTCTGGTTTTTGCCGGCAGTTGAGTAGCGCCGAGATCGTTGATCAGGTGATTCAGGTGATCGGTCGGATTGATCCTGAAGCGCCGGCCCGAGGGGTGATTACCAATCTTGTCCTAATGGGAATGGGGGAGCCACTCGATAACCTGGAAGGGGTGATTCGGGCCCTGGAAATCATGATGTACGATGATGGTCTGCAGTTTTCCAGCCGCCGGATTACTCTTTCAACCTGTGGGCTGGCTCCGCAAATCGAGGAGCTCGGGCGCCGCATTGAGGTTTCCTTGGCCGTGTCCCTCAATGCCACTACGGATGAATTGCGCGCCCGGCTGATGCCGGTTAACCGGCGTTACGATCTTAAAACCCTGCTTACCGCCTGTCGTGACTATCCGCTTAATCGCCGCCGACGGATAACCTTTGAGTATATTCTGTTTGCCGATCTTAATGATTCGCTGGCAGATGCCCGTCGTCTGGCCGACCTGGTCGCCCCGCTGTCGGCCAAGATCAATCTTATTCCCTTTAATGAACATCCCGAATTGCCTTTCAAAAAACCCCGGCCTGAAAAGATAGAGGAGTTTCTCAACTGTCTCCAAAAGCGCAATCTGACGGTTATGACTCGGCGCAGCAAAGGTGCCGATATCAGTGCCGCCTGCGGCCAACTTCGTGGAGAAACTCTTTCAGCTAATGATTTGCTTTAA
- a CDS encoding lytic murein transglycosylase, translating into MFIWSRLQDLILRPILFICLAWGLLGGQIADGASPCLRLLEQEGIGEELVNRFCRELTVSPAIIGKNLKQVEYQAVYDRFLEPATVGKGRLFLKENRAWLSGIEALYQVEGELITAIFLVESDLGRYQGSYSLLEVFFSLASCAEEQHLRVVYAELKKSYPELEYQWLQRRAQKKALWGYEQLVALFKLSDRIEVDQVKGSWAGAFGICQFIPSSCLNYAVDGNGDGRIDLYDFKDAAASVAHYLKKNGWRPGLDRQAREDVVWSYNHSKLYCRTVVELAYRLQ; encoded by the coding sequence ATGTTTATTTGGTCGCGGCTTCAAGATCTGATTTTAAGGCCAATTCTTTTTATCTGTCTGGCTTGGGGGTTACTCGGTGGCCAAATTGCCGACGGGGCTTCGCCTTGTCTTCGCCTGCTTGAACAGGAGGGGATAGGGGAGGAACTGGTGAATCGGTTTTGCCGGGAATTGACGGTGAGCCCGGCAATTATCGGTAAGAATCTTAAACAGGTTGAGTATCAGGCGGTCTATGATCGTTTTCTGGAGCCGGCGACCGTGGGCAAAGGGCGGCTTTTTCTGAAAGAAAACCGGGCCTGGCTTTCGGGAATCGAAGCGCTTTACCAGGTGGAAGGCGAATTGATAACCGCTATTTTCCTGGTTGAATCGGATCTGGGTCGATATCAAGGGAGCTATTCTTTGTTGGAGGTGTTTTTTTCTCTGGCCTCCTGCGCCGAGGAACAGCATCTGCGGGTTGTGTATGCCGAGCTTAAAAAGAGTTATCCCGAGCTCGAATACCAGTGGCTTCAAAGACGGGCTCAAAAAAAAGCACTCTGGGGGTATGAACAGCTGGTGGCGCTGTTTAAGTTGAGTGACCGGATTGAGGTGGATCAGGTTAAGGGGTCCTGGGCCGGGGCTTTCGGCATCTGTCAGTTTATCCCTTCCAGCTGCCTCAATTATGCGGTTGATGGCAATGGGGACGGACGGATTGATTTATATGATTTTAAGGATGCGGCCGCTAGCGTTGCCCATTATCTGAAAAAGAATGGCTGGCGTCCGGGGCTTGACCGTCAGGCCCGGGAGGATGTGGTTTGGAGTTATAACCACAGTAAATTATATTGTCGAACGGTAGTCGAGCTGGCTTATCGCCTGCAATGA
- a CDS encoding vitamin B12-dependent ribonucleotide reductase has product MKNQVSAQEKIPSLPKNATLPQFSKNAITVLERRYLKKTETGEPAEEPKDMLWRVAWTIASGEKDHNPQADIKKLAGEFYEAMARLEFLPNSPTLMNAGRELGQLSACFVLPVDDSMESIFEAVKQTALIHKSGGGTGFSFSRIRPSNDLVHSTSGISSGPLSFMRVFDCATETIKQGGTRRGANMAILRVDHPDIMDFIKIKSDLSKLQNFNLSVALTDDFMAALKSDGDYDIINPRNQEVVKRQNARKVFKQIVKQAWLSGEPGIIFIDRINADNPTPQVGAIESTNPCGEQPLLPHESCNLGSINLARMVTDGRVDFEKLEQTVKTAVHFLDNVVDINNYPLTVIEKQTKANRKIGLGVMGFADLLLMLETPYSSTEARELAEEIMSFIDRTAYNTSIELAEKRGPFPNFPESIYGTRNPTVPLRNATRTTIAPTGTISILAGCSSGVEPIFALAFLRRVMDDDELFEVNPIFEKVARQNNFFSQALVKKIAHNGSCHNADEIPERFRRYFESAHDINPLDHIEIQAAFQKYTNNAVSKTINFAHDATIEHVEKAYLLAYEKGCKGVTIYRDGCRENQVLNIGKTDSRQLNSTLGEKPTKRDRPQTLVGRTYQMTTGCGPLYVTINDDEKGLAFELFNTIGKAGGCAASQSEAIGRLVSLAWRSGQQPEPIIKQLIGISCHKPAGFGENRVTSCADAIAQAIRHHLEKNNGKRDQALHDDSNLAFGACPECGGVVEHEGGCMVCHTCGYSECA; this is encoded by the coding sequence ATGAAAAACCAGGTCTCGGCCCAAGAAAAGATTCCCAGTCTGCCCAAGAACGCCACCCTACCGCAGTTCAGCAAAAATGCCATCACCGTCCTTGAACGCCGCTACCTGAAAAAAACCGAGACCGGAGAACCCGCGGAAGAGCCCAAGGACATGCTCTGGCGAGTCGCCTGGACCATCGCCTCGGGGGAAAAAGACCATAACCCACAAGCCGATATCAAAAAACTGGCCGGTGAATTTTATGAAGCCATGGCCCGGCTGGAATTTCTTCCCAATTCCCCGACCCTGATGAACGCCGGTCGCGAACTAGGACAGCTCTCGGCCTGTTTCGTTTTACCGGTCGATGACTCGATGGAAAGTATCTTTGAAGCCGTCAAACAAACCGCCCTGATTCACAAAAGTGGAGGAGGCACCGGTTTTTCCTTTTCCAGAATCCGCCCGAGCAACGATCTCGTCCATTCCACCAGTGGCATTTCCAGCGGTCCTCTCTCCTTCATGCGGGTCTTTGACTGCGCCACCGAAACCATCAAGCAAGGCGGCACCAGACGCGGCGCCAACATGGCGATTTTAAGAGTCGACCATCCCGACATCATGGATTTCATCAAAATCAAATCCGACTTGAGCAAACTGCAGAATTTCAATCTCTCGGTAGCCCTGACCGATGATTTCATGGCCGCCCTCAAGAGCGACGGAGATTACGACATCATCAACCCGCGCAATCAGGAGGTCGTAAAACGACAAAACGCCCGTAAGGTTTTCAAGCAGATTGTTAAACAAGCCTGGCTTTCCGGTGAACCCGGCATCATTTTCATAGACCGTATCAACGCCGACAACCCGACCCCACAAGTCGGAGCCATCGAAAGCACCAACCCCTGCGGTGAACAACCGCTGCTCCCGCATGAGTCCTGCAACCTGGGCTCCATCAATCTGGCCCGCATGGTCACCGACGGTCGGGTTGATTTCGAAAAGCTTGAACAAACGGTCAAGACCGCCGTCCACTTTCTCGATAACGTTGTCGATATCAACAATTACCCGCTGACGGTGATTGAGAAACAGACCAAGGCCAACCGGAAAATCGGCCTCGGGGTGATGGGCTTTGCCGACCTTCTGCTCATGCTTGAGACTCCCTACTCATCAACCGAGGCCCGCGAACTGGCCGAAGAGATCATGTCCTTTATCGACCGCACGGCTTACAACACTTCAATAGAACTGGCTGAAAAACGCGGTCCCTTTCCCAATTTTCCGGAAAGTATTTACGGCACCAGGAATCCAACCGTCCCACTGCGCAATGCGACCCGAACTACCATCGCCCCCACCGGCACAATCAGCATTCTGGCCGGTTGTTCCAGTGGCGTGGAACCGATTTTCGCCCTGGCCTTTTTACGTCGGGTCATGGATGACGACGAGCTTTTCGAGGTCAATCCGATTTTTGAAAAGGTCGCGCGGCAAAACAACTTTTTCAGCCAGGCCCTGGTCAAGAAAATTGCCCATAATGGCAGCTGCCACAATGCCGATGAAATTCCCGAGCGTTTTCGCCGTTATTTTGAAAGCGCCCACGATATCAACCCTCTGGATCACATCGAAATTCAGGCGGCCTTTCAGAAATACACCAATAACGCGGTCAGCAAGACCATCAACTTCGCCCATGACGCAACCATCGAACATGTCGAGAAGGCCTATCTCCTGGCTTATGAAAAAGGCTGTAAAGGGGTCACCATCTACCGCGACGGTTGCCGTGAAAATCAGGTTCTCAATATCGGCAAAACCGACAGCCGGCAACTAAATTCCACTCTCGGGGAAAAACCAACCAAAAGGGATCGCCCCCAAACCCTGGTGGGACGTACGTACCAGATGACCACTGGATGCGGTCCCCTTTACGTCACCATCAATGATGATGAAAAAGGGCTGGCTTTTGAGCTTTTTAATACGATTGGCAAGGCCGGAGGCTGCGCCGCCAGCCAGAGCGAAGCCATCGGCCGCCTGGTCTCATTGGCGTGGCGCAGCGGCCAGCAGCCGGAACCGATCATCAAACAGCTGATCGGCATCAGCTGTCATAAACCGGCCGGCTTCGGCGAAAATCGGGTTACCTCTTGCGCCGATGCCATCGCTCAGGCGATTCGTCACCACCTTGAGAAAAATAACGGCAAACGCGACCAAGCCCTGCACGATGACAGCAATCTGGCTTTCGGGGCCTGCCCGGAGTGCGGTGGGGTGGTCGAACACGAAGGCGGCTGCATGGTCTGCCATACCTGTGGTTATTCAGAATGCGCGTAA
- the crcB gene encoding fluoride efflux transporter CrcB, translating to MTKIILIGCGGFFGAISRYLVSGLIYNLLGTGLPYGTLIVNLAGSFLLGGLARIAMSSQLLNDHVTALIGIGFLGAFTTFSTFSVQTMELLESGNLTKAMLNIVLNLTLCLAGAWLGLSLGRHCS from the coding sequence ATGACAAAAATCATCCTCATTGGCTGCGGCGGTTTTTTCGGAGCCATCAGCCGCTACCTGGTTTCCGGGTTGATCTACAACCTGCTCGGGACCGGTCTGCCCTACGGCACCCTGATCGTCAATCTGGCCGGTTCTTTTCTGCTGGGCGGACTGGCTCGCATTGCCATGTCCTCTCAGTTGCTGAATGACCATGTTACAGCCTTAATCGGCATCGGTTTTCTTGGCGCCTTCACCACCTTTTCCACCTTCAGCGTTCAGACCATGGAACTCCTTGAGAGCGGCAATCTGACCAAGGCCATGCTCAATATCGTTCTGAATCTGACCCTGTGCCTGGCCGGAGCCTGGCTGGGTCTGAGCCTGGGACGCCACTGCTCCTGA
- the rsmI gene encoding 16S rRNA (cytidine(1402)-2'-O)-methyltransferase codes for MTGAGELFLIATPIGNLADITLRALETLRACDLIAAEDTRTAKKLFQRYQIQARLLSLHDNSTPQRLAEILLQLQNGARIGLISEAGTPGISDPGYRLLQLVLDAGIRVTPLPGACAAISALCASGLPSDAFYFAGFLPVKPGLVRRRLEALKNIEATLIFYESPRRLNATLQLMAAVLGNRSACVARELTKLYEEFLRLSLTELLAWGEKQEWRGEITLLVAGCDLKEYSRDPQRLLEEELRLKNRLADQVFTNGCSGRDLVGVLESEFPLLKRRRIYELVNCYAHSE; via the coding sequence ATGACCGGGGCCGGTGAACTTTTCCTGATTGCCACCCCGATTGGTAATCTGGCTGATATTACTTTGCGGGCTCTGGAAACCCTGCGTGCCTGCGATCTGATCGCGGCCGAGGATACACGGACGGCGAAAAAACTTTTTCAACGTTACCAGATTCAGGCTCGTCTGCTTTCCCTGCATGATAACTCCACTCCGCAACGGTTGGCCGAGATTCTGCTGCAGCTGCAAAACGGCGCCCGCATCGGACTTATCTCCGAGGCCGGTACTCCGGGAATTTCCGACCCTGGTTACCGGTTGCTGCAGCTGGTTCTGGATGCCGGGATTCGCGTCACCCCTCTGCCCGGAGCCTGCGCCGCGATTAGCGCTCTTTGTGCCAGTGGGCTGCCTTCAGATGCCTTTTACTTTGCCGGTTTTCTCCCGGTCAAGCCGGGGCTTGTGCGTCGTCGTCTCGAAGCCCTGAAAAATATTGAAGCAACCCTGATCTTTTATGAATCTCCTCGCCGTCTTAATGCGACCCTGCAGCTTATGGCGGCGGTTCTGGGTAACCGATCGGCCTGCGTCGCCCGGGAATTGACCAAACTCTACGAGGAATTTCTGCGTTTATCCTTAACGGAGTTGTTGGCTTGGGGAGAAAAGCAGGAATGGCGGGGAGAAATTACTTTGTTAGTCGCCGGCTGCGATCTCAAGGAGTACAGCCGGGACCCACAAAGGCTTTTAGAGGAGGAACTTCGTCTGAAAAATCGTCTGGCGGACCAGGTTTTTACGAACGGGTGCAGCGGGCGGGATCTGGTTGGGGTTCTGGAAAGCGAATTTCCCCTGCTGAAACGCCGTCGTATCTATGAGTTGGTCAATTGTTACGCGCATTCTGAATAA
- the holB gene encoding DNA polymerase III subunit delta': protein MPFADLLGQETARERLRQMVASGRVPQALLLAGPQGVGKTRAALLLAAALSCSAKNRGEGDSCGRCPTCIQIERRRYPDLLLIEPEKLQIKIEQIRQLQDFISLAPVAGKQRIVIIQNAHLLNLVAVNALLKTLEEPKTSVFFVLISHCHELLPATMLSRCLLFPFVVLARTALVQILSQHEGARDFSPADQAEAAAWAAGSVVRALFFLVPENRQWGRGFVEKFASLPQGSIRQALELAEAASAFEFTSELFFIIRNFLHDAILWAEGVEVEAEVGWQHEIACFACLGRLKLVSLRRELDLIENDLAVNINLKLALEAFFTGIISV from the coding sequence ATGCCCTTCGCTGATCTGCTCGGACAGGAAACAGCTCGGGAGCGACTGCGGCAGATGGTGGCTTCCGGTCGGGTACCGCAGGCTCTGTTGCTGGCCGGTCCGCAAGGCGTGGGTAAGACCAGAGCGGCACTTCTGCTGGCGGCAGCCTTAAGTTGCTCGGCCAAAAACCGGGGCGAAGGGGATTCCTGTGGCAGATGTCCTACCTGTATTCAGATTGAAAGACGCCGTTATCCCGATCTGTTGTTGATCGAGCCCGAGAAACTTCAGATTAAGATTGAGCAGATTCGTCAGTTGCAGGATTTTATCAGTTTGGCGCCGGTGGCCGGGAAACAGCGGATTGTGATTATCCAAAATGCTCACCTGCTGAACTTGGTCGCCGTCAACGCTTTGTTAAAGACCCTTGAAGAACCGAAAACCTCGGTTTTTTTTGTCTTGATCAGTCATTGCCATGAGCTGCTGCCGGCAACCATGCTTTCGCGATGTCTGCTTTTTCCTTTTGTCGTCCTTGCCCGAACGGCTCTGGTCCAAATTTTGTCCCAACATGAAGGCGCGCGTGATTTCTCTCCGGCTGACCAAGCTGAAGCCGCCGCCTGGGCCGCTGGAAGTGTTGTGCGGGCTCTGTTCTTTCTGGTTCCCGAGAATCGGCAATGGGGTCGGGGTTTTGTCGAAAAATTCGCCTCTCTGCCGCAAGGCAGTATCAGACAGGCGCTTGAACTTGCGGAAGCGGCCTCAGCTTTTGAGTTTACATCTGAACTTTTCTTTATTATACGTAATTTTCTTCATGATGCCATCCTTTGGGCCGAGGGCGTCGAGGTTGAGGCTGAGGTCGGCTGGCAACATGAGATCGCTTGTTTTGCTTGTCTTGGGCGCCTTAAACTTGTAAGCTTGCGCCGGGAATTGGACCTGATTGAGAATGATCTTGCAGTCAATATTAATTTGAAGTTGGCCTTAGAGGCTTTCTTTACGGGAATCATTTCAGTCTAG
- the tmk gene encoding dTMP kinase: MVKLADSGLLLTFEGMEGCGKSTQIALLAGRLRGLGREVVVSREPGATALGLELRKLLLDPAYDPDALTEMLLYLADRAEHCRLVVAPALRRKALVLLDRYVDSTWVYQGFVDRRLETARVDQFNHLVVGNCWPQLTFLLDCPAEIGLQRALRRNQENGSVGVADRFERRRLDFHEAVRRGFLTLAAREPERIQVVDATCGIEDMHAVIWREFVKKYALR, from the coding sequence ATGGTAAAACTTGCAGATAGCGGCCTGCTGCTTACTTTTGAAGGCATGGAGGGCTGCGGCAAGTCGACCCAGATAGCCTTGCTGGCAGGGCGGTTGCGGGGGTTGGGCCGGGAAGTTGTGGTTTCCCGGGAACCGGGTGCCACCGCGCTTGGTCTGGAGTTAAGAAAATTGTTGCTTGATCCGGCCTATGATCCGGATGCGCTCACGGAAATGCTTCTTTATCTTGCGGACCGGGCCGAGCATTGTCGTCTCGTGGTTGCGCCGGCTTTGCGCCGTAAGGCTCTGGTTCTGCTGGATCGTTACGTGGATTCGACCTGGGTGTATCAGGGCTTTGTCGATCGTCGCCTGGAGACCGCGCGGGTTGATCAGTTTAATCATTTGGTTGTCGGTAACTGCTGGCCGCAGTTGACCTTCCTGCTGGACTGCCCGGCGGAAATCGGCTTACAGCGGGCTCTGCGTCGTAATCAGGAAAATGGGTCGGTTGGGGTTGCGGATCGTTTTGAACGGCGGCGGCTTGATTTCCACGAAGCGGTACGCCGGGGTTTTCTGACCCTGGCGGCCCGCGAACCGGAGCGCATTCAGGTCGTTGACGCAACTTGCGGGATCGAGGACATGCATGCCGTTATCTGGCGGGAGTTTGTGAAGAAATATGCCCTTCGCTGA